The following proteins come from a genomic window of Montipora foliosa isolate CH-2021 chromosome 2, ASM3666993v2, whole genome shotgun sequence:
- the LOC137993228 gene encoding uncharacterized protein, whose translation MERKIPESSEIDQAIGCEQVKGGRKLNVTLVTNDDGWKIMVTTQLLTELAENYPSVKVSGVVARRTPELEDWAKKLNIELVNPKRWIGYSEKDCLAFPPDSLDIDILIIHSYGRDLGKQAQIIKDTKKCKWLHVVHTNSEELAKYMKKEAGSQAGHQESEHDVQLQLCEIADIIIAIGPKVAEAYRTYLRFRGKDVFDLTPVIVHDLIDIRPVIEHGDIFRLAVSATYFKKYFEVKGVDIAAKSIALLKDFSYHIIFIVLPGEDTKVLESLLEKYINPRQFTVRPVNKNTEDLKKLLFEVHLFMLPSRTEGFGMTCLSALSSDVPVLVSGNTGLGMALRKLPSERKNFVINSEHPEDWAKKVKEVRAKGAINCACEVRQLRQEYMEKFHWREQCDRLVQKMFEMFPAKQESKKKSVEHLDLEGTDTMEGFYLEGAIQEMKVSTVPVQDNENGTLAKFVPKTGVPENNAHTLGPEMIVAGFPGRRVQEIDVVDGLRTHQEPSSRLLTYVKQIPFQIRAKICIMLNILDDLQFRDFRLLGEKMNFDIYIIRNLEQRRNPTDELLKLWCSTRSTQPTVGCLIELLKDSDLERWDVVDILEKWVEDGDKK comes from the exons atggaaagaaaaatccCCGAATCCTCGGAGATAGATCAAG CCATTGGATGCGAACAAGTAAAAGGTGGAAGAAAATTGAATGTAACGCTGGTGACAAATGATGATGGCTGGAAAATTATGGTCACTACTCAGTTACTCACTGAGTTGGCAGAGAATTACCCATCAGTGAAAGTATCTGGTGTTGTTGCAAGAAGAACTCCAGAACTGGAAGACTGGGCCAAGAAGTTGAATATAGAGTTGGTCAATCCAAAAAGATGGATTGGTTATTCTGAAAAGGATTGCCTAGCTTTCCCACCTGACAGCCTTGATATTGATATTCTGATCATCCACTCCTATGGACGCGACCTTGGGAAACAAGCACAAATTATCAAGGATACCAAGAAGTGTAAGTGGCTCCATGTTGTTCACACAAACAGTGAAGAGTTAGCAAAGTACATGAAAAAGGAAGCAGGCTCACAGGCTGGACATCAAGAATCAGAACATGATGTGCAGCTCCAATTGTGCGAAATAGCTGACATCATCATTGCAATTGGGCCCAAAGTAGCTGAAGCTTACAGAACATATCTGCGTTTCAGAGGCAAGGATGTGTTTGATTTAACACCAGTGATTGTTCATGATCTGATTGATATTCGGCCAGTCATTGAACATGGGGACATCTTTCGCCTTGCGGTAAGTGCAACCTACTTCAAAAAGTATTTCGAGGTGAAAGGGGTTGATATTGCTGCAAAGTCAATCGCTCTATTGAAGGACTTCTCATACCATATCATATTTATTGTGTTGCCGGGAGAAGACACCAAAGTGCTTGAAAGTCTGCTTGAGAAATATATCAACCCAAGACAATTCACTGTTAGACCAGTTAACAAGAATACAGAAGACTTGAAAAAGTTGCTTTTTGAAGTGCATCTTTTCATGCTGCCTTCAAGAACAGAGGGTTTTGGAATGACTTGTCTTTCTGCCTTGTCCTCTGATGTTCCTGTCCTTGTCAGTGGGAACACTGGACTTGGAATGGCACTGAGGAAGTTACCTTCTGAGCGTAAAAACTTTGTTATCAATTCAGAACACCCAGAAGATTGGGCCAAAAAGGTAAAGGAAGTTAGAGCAAAAGGTGCCATAAATTGTGCTTGTGAGGTTCGGCAGTTACGCCAAGAATACATGGAGAAATTCCATTGGAGGGAACAATGCGACAGACTTGTGCAGAAAATGTTTGAGATGTTCCCAGCGAAACAAG AGAGCAAAAAAAAGAGTGTTGAACATTTAGATCTTGAGGGAACGGACACTATGGAAGGTTTCTACCTTGAAGGTGCAATACAAGAAATGAAAGTTTCAACTGTACCAGTTCAAGATAACGAGAATGGGACCCTTGCAAAATTTGTCCCAAAAACGGGTGTACCAGAGAACAATGCCCATACCTTAGGACCAGAAATGATTGTCGCTGGATTTCCAGGGAGAAGAGTTCAAGAAATTGATGTGGTGGATGGATTAAGAACTCATCAAGAGCCATCTTCTAGGCTGTTAACGTATGTCAAACAAATTCCCTTCCAGATCAGAGCAAAAATCTGTATAATGTTGAACATATTAGATGACCTACAATTTCGAGATTTTCGATTGTTGGGAGAGAAAATGAACTTTGATATCTATATTATTCGAAACTTGGAGCAGAGGAGAAATCCGACTGATGAACTGCTCAAGCTGTGGTGCAGTACACGTAGTACGCAACCAACAGTAGGGTGTCTTATTGAGTTACTGAAAGACAGTGATTTGGAAAGGTGGGATGTGGTTGACATTCTTGAGAAATGGGTTGAAGACGGGGACAAAAAATGA